The DNA sequence AATTTCGATACCACCAAACAATAATTCAGCGTAGGGACGCATAACATCATCGTGATTGCCCGGCACGTATACCACCCGAGTTCCTGATTGGGCTAATCTTAACAATGTATTAAGAACTTTATTGTGTGATGCTGGCCAATAGACTCGACGCTGCAAAGCCCAAAAATCGATAATATCGCCAACCAAAAACAGGTTCTCTGTTTCTACCTGTTCTAAAAAGTCCAACAAAAAGTCGGCTTTACAATCTTTGCACCCCAAGTGAATATCCGATAACCAAATGCTTTTATAGTGATTTTTTGGGACCATGTTTATCACCTATTTTGAACTATTTTTGTTTGCATAAAAAATGGGCGCTAGGCCCATTTCAGTTATTAACCGGAGCTTGAATGTATCGATGGTACTTTTGTGTTTTCATTTTTTTTATGTCAACGAGTACAAAGCCATCAATACAATCACAAAAATCCGGATCGACATTGAAGCTTAAAAACTGAGTACCACCTGCTTCGCATAACTCTCCGTATTGTTTGTAAAGGGTTGGAACTGCACAGCCAAGCTCTTTCATATATTGTTTGAGGACGGCAAATTCCTGTTGATAGTCTTGTCCACCAAACTGCAAGCCATGTATATCTTTGGCAACAAAGGGTGTTTTTGCCTCAACCCAATGCCGATCTCCTGAAAAATAGGTTTGATAAAAGCGGACCATACTGGCTTTGGCTTCAATAGGGAGTTCATTACTAATCGTCACGCCACCTAAAAGATACCGAATATTAGGATGCTGACGCAGATACGCTCCAATCCCCTGCCAGAGATAATCTAAACTGCGTTTGCCCCAATACTTAGGTTGAACAAAGCTTCTTCCTAGTTCGAGACCTTGGTCAACAATATGATTGGGGATATTGTTGAGGTTAAATAATGTCTCGGTATAAAGACCAACTTCGGCGTAATGCTCACGAACTCTCTGAATTGGTGCCATCCGATAAGCACCTACAATTTCCATGTCCTCTTCGTCCCACAAAATAATATGGTCGTAAAACCGGTCATACACATCGACGTCACGGACTTTTCCAGACCCTTCTCCAACCGCTCTAAAGGTCAACTCGCGTAAACGCCCCAACTCTCTCATCACGGCAGAATCAGCAACATGTTTAAAACTGTATATATGTTTGCCATCTTTTGTGGTGCCAATTAGCGGTTGACGACGCAGCTCAGAACGAATTAAACGCCCCTCTTCTGGATGAGCGACACTGTCGAGCTGAGGTTGAAATTCTGCTAGGTGACGGCGTTTACTGATGGCGTAAACGTGTTTTTTGAACAAGGCGATCTTTTGTTTATCATCGACCGGAATGGCGGTATAGGTTTCAAAATCTACCACTGGGGCAACACGCACTCGGACTTCTCGATCGTGTTGTTTAAACATCTCGTGAACCAACCATAAAGTGCTAAGCGGTTTTGCCAACATTGACAAACCATAAAAAAACGCTGAATTTTTACCATCGACGTGAATAGGCAAAATTGGACTTTGAGTCTTTTTAGCAAATCGAAGAAAGCCACTGTGCCATTTGCCATCTTTGATGCCAGTTGGTGATAATCTCGAGACTTCGCCCGCGGGAAAGATAAGCAGTGCGCCACCATCAACAAGGTGCTTTTCGATGGCCGCCATGTTTTCTTTTGGGGTTTTGTTGCCCATATTGTTAACCGGCAACAGCATTGGCCGCAGTGGTTTGATGGCCCATAATAGTTCGTTGGCTACCACTTTGACATCTTGACGAACTTTACTGAGCATTTTTAGTAACACTAACCCATCTAGACTGCCTATAGGATGGTTCGCAATGGCTACAACTCGACCAGAGGTTGGGATATGGCGTATTTCTCTGTCTTTAGCGACAAAATCAAATTCAAAAAATTCTAAAACCTGCTCAACAAAATCGATCCCCATGAGGTGAGGATAGGTTTGTTCAAAACGTTGGAATTCACTCTCGTGAAAAATAAAACGCAAAAAGCGCAAAAAAGATTGTTTTAAAAGTGGGTTACTAGTCTGTATCGCAGGAAACTGCTCTGCGACTACGGTTTCGACAGAGATCATTTGCTTGCCCTTTCATCAACTTTGCCAACACAAAGATAGAAGGACTAAATGACAATTGAGTGACGGTATGTTTGCAAATTAATGACAATTACACGGGTTTTAACTCAACCATATTGCCATCAGGATCATCTACATACACGCTTTGGCCAAAGCCTGTTGCGCCATACCTAACATCAATTTCACCGGGAGTAATATCGTATTCGGCAAAGTGTGCAAGGATCTCATTGACGGATGACACTTCTACTTGCAAACACAAGTGATCCAAGTTGTGATTGGTTGGGCCTGGCGGTCCCCCGCCGAGTTTGCCTAGCTCACTGTCAACTGTCACTATGTCAATCAGCGCATTACCCGCCCGCAATTGATTGAGGCCAACATCATCACCAAGAGTTCGTTCTAACTGACAGCCAAGTACCTCTGAATAAAACCACAGAAGTTTATCTAAATTCTGGGTTCTAAGAACAATATGGTCGATACCTCGAATTTTAAGCATAAAAAAGCGCCCTCACTACTCAGTTATGAATAGCTTAGGCGCTTCCCAAAGAGAATGCGAATTTCGCTAGTTAAGACAAAGGATTAGCCAAACTGGTTCATCGTGTTGTCTTTACCGCCTGCTTTTAATGCAGCTTCACCAGCAAAATATTCTTTGTGATCATCACCGATGTCAGAACCGGCCATGTTTTGGTGTTTAACACACGCAATACCTTGACGGATTTCTTTACGCTGAACACCAGCAACATAACCCAACATACCTGCATCACCAAAGTACTCTTTTGCTAGGTTGTCAGTAGACAAGGCCGCAGTGTGGTAAGTAGGCAATGTGATTAAGTGGTGGAAGATACCTGCGTGTTGTGCTGCATCAGATTGGAACGTACGGATACGGTTATCTGCTTCAACGGCTAGTTCAGTGTTGTCGTAATCTTCGCTCATCAAGTTGTCACGGTTGTAATCAGACAGGTCTTTGCCCTCTTCTTTCCACGAGTCGAATACTTGTTGACGGAAGTTTAAGGTCCAGTTGAACGATGGGCTATTGTTGTAAACCAACTTCGCATTTGGAATCACTTCACGGATACGGTCTACCATGCCACCGATTTGACCAACGTGAGGCTTTTCAGTCTCAATCCAAAGTAGGTCAGCACCATTTTGTAGTGATGTAATACAATCAAGTACACAACGGTCTTCACCTGTACCTGGGCGGAATTGGAATAGGTTAGAAGGTAAACGCTTAGGACGTAACAATTTGCCTTCGCGGTTGATGATAACGTCGCCGTTTTTAAGGTCGTTTGCCGCTACTTCTTCACAATCTAAGAAGCTGTTGTATTGGTCACCTAAGTCACCTGGTTCACGAGTGTAAGCGATTTGCTTAGTTAGGCCAGCACCTAAAGAGTCTGTACGAGCAACGATAACACCATCATCGATACCTAGCTCTAAGAATGCATAACGGACCGCGCGGATTTTAGCTAAGAAGTCTTCATGAGGAACGGTTACTTTACCGTCTTGGTGACCACATTGCTTTTCGTCAGATACTTGGTTTTCGATTTGAATCGCACAAGCACCGGCTTCAATCATTTGCTTGGCCATCAAATACGTCGCTTCTGCGTTACCAAAACCAGCATCGATATCGGCAATAATTGGCACAACGTGCGTTTGATGGTTGTCGATGTCGTTTTGGATTTTTTGTGCTTGAACTTCGTCACCCGCTTCACGAGCTGCATCTAATTCGCGGAACAAACCGCCTAGTTCACGTGCGTCGGCTTGACGTAAGAAGGTGTATAACTCACCAATTAATGAAGCAACAGACGTTTTTTCGTGCATTGATTGGTCAGGTAGTGGACCAAACTCAGAGCGCAATGCAGCAACCATCCAACCTGAAAGGTAAAGGTATTTTTTGTCTGTGCTGTTAAAGTGCTTTTTAATCGAAATCAACTTTTGTTGACCGATAAAACCGTGCCAACAACCTAACGACTGAGTGTATTGCGTAGGATCTTTGTCATAATCATCCATGTCTTTACGCATGATTGCAGCCGTGTATTTAGCAATGTCTAGGCCTGTCTTGAATTTGTTCTGAGCACGCATACGAGCGGCATACTCTGGCTCAATTGCAGCCCAGCTGTCACCGTGGCGGTTTTTAATTGCTTTTAATAGTTCTACTTCATTTGTAAAAGCTGACATAAGTGTGTCCTCTGTTATGTTCCGCTGAAGCTTTGTGAGCCTTTCGCGTTATTTGTAATATTTTTGATAAATTCAAACTTGGTGCTGACAACAGTACGACAAAGGTTTAGGATTCATATAATAAATATTTTCGATACATGGAATTCACGAAATGAATATTAATAAAGTTGACCTCAATTTATTGGTATATCTAGATGTACTATTACGAGAAAAAAACGTAACCCGGTCGGCAGATCGACTTTCAATTACCCAGCCGGCCATGAGTAACGGGCTTAAAAGACTCAGAGAATTGTTTAACGACCCAATATTGGTAAGAACTTCAGAGGGAATGACACCAACAGCAAAAGCGTTGGAGCTTCAACCTGTAATTCGTAATATTCTTTCAAAATTAGAGTCAACCTTACAGCCAGAAACGAAATTCGAACCACTAGAGTCCAACCGAACCTTCCGTGTTATGGCTAGTGACTACGCCGAAACAACTCTTCTAGCCCGAGTAATCGGTGCCCTGAGATCGAAAGCCCCTGGTGTTACTCTTGATATCGTTACGCCCTCTGATGTGAGCTTTCACGATGTAGAGCTAGGTAAAGTCGATATGGCAATAAACCGATTTGACGACTTGCCACTGTCATTCCACCAAAAAGTCATTTGGTACGATACCTTTTCCTGTATGGTCGATGCAGACCACCCTTGCCTACCAGATTTAGACTTAGACACATACTTAAGTCACAAACACGTTTGGGTAAGTAAAACTGGCTTTGGTACCGGTGTAGGTATTGATCCTACAGAGGTTCAGAAGTTAGGTTGGGTCGATGCAGAATTAGCTAAATTCAATAAAAAGCGCGATATCAGCGTATTTACTCGGCATTACCATATGGCGATGTGGATGGCGAAAGAACAAGGCCTAATTGCAACACTTCCGTCGAAAGCGGCAAACTTATATGCCAACAACCCAGATGTGGTAATCATGGATCCACCGTTTGATATTCCCCCTATTGCATTAAAAATGGCCTGGTCGCCGCTTCTTCACCACGACGAGGGACATGTGTGGTTACGTCGTTTAATCGTTGATATTGGGGCAGAATAACCCACTATTTATTTAATTTATGATGAAGATATAAAGACTAAGCTAGTCGTATAATCGATGCTCGGCATAGAATGACTGAGCACTTTTTTATCCTTAAACGAGTACAGCATGTCAAATAACAAGCCAGAAAATAACAACAAAGCCTTAGAAAACAACACTGTTGAGCAAGGCCGGTTGAAAATAGACGACCGCTTTTATCAATTTGTAAACGAATCTGTTTTACCACCAGCTAAGTTACAGAAAGCTGAGTTCTGGCAAAACGTGGAGCAACTATTCGCTCGTTTCGTGCCAATTAATAAAGCGCTATTACAACAACGTGAAGCGCTGCAAGCTAAAATTGATGAATATCACACAAACAACACTAGCCTAGACTTTGATCACTACAAACAGTTTTTACAAGAGATTGGTTATTTACAACCTCAGCCTGACTCGTTTGAAATTGGCAGCACTAAAGTTGATCCTGAAATCGCGACAATGGCGGGCCCACAGCTTGTCGTGCCAGTAATGAATGCACGATATGCATTGAACGCCGCCAATGCTCGTTGGGGAAGTTTGTACGATGCACTATATGGTACTGATGTAATTAGCGAAGAAGGCGGTGCAGAGAAAGGCACTAGCTACAACGTCGTTCGCGGTAATCGCGTGATCGAGTATGCACGTGAAGTACTAAATCAACATACGCCAATTACTGGTGACTGGAAAACCGTATCTAAATTAGCGGTTGAAGGTCAAAATTTGATTATTGAGACAACCCTTGACGGAGCAACTCAGCAAGACGCATTAAAAGAGCCAAGCCAGTTTGTAGGTTTTCAGGGTGATGTCGCGGCACCAACCGGCATTGTCCTTCGCCATAACAACCTACACCTTATCATTCAAATTGACCCAACAAGCCCTATTGGCAAAACTGACAAAGCAGGTATTAAAGATATTGTTTTAGAATCGGCACTAACCACTATCATGGACTGTGAAGATTCGGTTGCGGCCGTGGATGCTGAAGACAAAATTGTCGTTTACAAAAATTGGTTAGGCTTAATGCAAGGTGACCTTGAAGAACGCATCGATAAAAACGGTAAAACCTTTGTCCGTGCCATGAACGATGATGTTACATACACAGACGTGAGTGGAGAGACGGTAACCTTACCAGGCAGAGCCTTGATGTTTGTTCGAAACGTTGGGCACTTAATGACGAATCCAGTCATGACTTTTGATGGTGAAGAAGTTCCTGAAGGTATTCTAGACGGTATTATCACCTCTGCCATCGGTAAAATTGACGTGGACCGTGTCAAACAAGGCAATGTTGATGGCAACAAACAAAACTCAAAGACAGGTTCTATTTATATCGTTAAGCCAAAAATGCATGGTCCAACAGAAGTGGCCTTTAGTAACGACCTGTTCGACAGCATTGAAGACATGCTTGGATTAGACCGTCATACCCTCAAGATGGGTATTATGGACGAAGAGCGACGTACTTCAGTAAACCTTCGCGCTTGTATCAAAGAAGCCAAAGATCGCGTTGTATTTATCAATACTGGTTTCTTGGACCGAACGGGTGATGAGCTTCACACCTCAATGTTAGCGGGTCCATTTAAACCGAAAGGCGAACTAAAAACCATGGCTTGGATCCAAGCATACGAGCAATCAAACGTTGCAAGTGGCTTAAGTACAGGCTTTAAAGGCAAGGCACAAATTGGTAAAGGCATGTGGCCAATTCCAGATCAAATGGCCGCAATGATGGATGCTAAAGTAGTTCACCCTAAAGCGGGTGCGAACACTGCTTGGGTACCGTCACCGACTGCAGCAACTCTGCACGCATTGCATTATCATCAAGTGTCAGTTGCAAGTATTCAAGACCAACTAGTCGGTAGTACCACAACTGCAGAAACCTTTGATGACTTACTCAACGATATTCTTCAGATTCCGTTACTGAGCAAAGACGAGCCATTATCTCCTGGCGTCATAAATCACGAGTTAGACAACAATGCCCAAGGCATATTGGGTTATGTAGTTCGTTGGGTTGATGCAGGTATCGGTTGTTCTAAAGTACCTGATATCAACAACGTAGGTTTAATGGAAGACCGTGCAACCTGTCGTATCTCTAGTCAGCATATGGCGAATTGGTTACAACACGGTTTATGCAGCGAAGAACGAGTTGAATTAGTGATGAAAAAGATGGCCGCGGTCGTCGATAAGCAAAACGAAAACACACCAGGGTATGAGCCTATGTGTGACGATTTTGATAGCTCTATTGCATTCAAAGCCGCATTGAACTTGGTTCTTAAAGGACGTGTACAACCAAGCGGTTACACTGAGCCATTACTACACCAAGCCAGATTGGCTAAAAAGGCCAACCAAACTAATTAAGTTTGACTATAGTTATAAAAAAGGGGCTCCCAAATTGGCAACCCCTTTTTTATTAACGTTTAAACTTTCAAAGTCAATTGAGACCAATCGAATACGACTCACTGTCTTCGACTAACCAAAGCGGCGCAGAAACCCAACCATCTCGCGCCGTTTTTCTTGTCTGGCTATTGAGTTTGATTATTAAGTCTCATTACTCAGCTAACAGTTTTGCGATGGTTCGAATACCCATTGCTGTCGCCCCTGCTGAGTATTTAGCATTGGCTGTGTTATTAAATGCCCCAGCCAAATCAATGTGTAACCAACCATTACCGTCTTCATTAACAAAGCGCGATAAGAATCCAGCAGCGTTTGAT is a window from the Psychrosphaera ytuae genome containing:
- a CDS encoding GNAT family N-acyltransferase, translating into MISVETVVAEQFPAIQTSNPLLKQSFLRFLRFIFHESEFQRFEQTYPHLMGIDFVEQVLEFFEFDFVAKDREIRHIPTSGRVVAIANHPIGSLDGLVLLKMLSKVRQDVKVVANELLWAIKPLRPMLLPVNNMGNKTPKENMAAIEKHLVDGGALLIFPAGEVSRLSPTGIKDGKWHSGFLRFAKKTQSPILPIHVDGKNSAFFYGLSMLAKPLSTLWLVHEMFKQHDREVRVRVAPVVDFETYTAIPVDDKQKIALFKKHVYAISKRRHLAEFQPQLDSVAHPEEGRLIRSELRRQPLIGTTKDGKHIYSFKHVADSAVMRELGRLRELTFRAVGEGSGKVRDVDVYDRFYDHIILWDEEDMEIVGAYRMAPIQRVREHYAEVGLYTETLFNLNNIPNHIVDQGLELGRSFVQPKYWGKRSLDYLWQGIGAYLRQHPNIRYLLGGVTISNELPIEAKASMVRFYQTYFSGDRHWVEAKTPFVAKDIHGLQFGGQDYQQEFAVLKQYMKELGCAVPTLYKQYGELCEAGGTQFLSFNVDPDFCDCIDGFVLVDIKKMKTQKYHRYIQAPVNN
- a CDS encoding VOC family protein — its product is MLKIRGIDHIVLRTQNLDKLLWFYSEVLGCQLERTLGDDVGLNQLRAGNALIDIVTVDSELGKLGGGPPGPTNHNLDHLCLQVEVSSVNEILAHFAEYDITPGEIDVRYGATGFGQSVYVDDPDGNMVELKPV
- a CDS encoding isocitrate lyase is translated as MSAFTNEVELLKAIKNRHGDSWAAIEPEYAARMRAQNKFKTGLDIAKYTAAIMRKDMDDYDKDPTQYTQSLGCWHGFIGQQKLISIKKHFNSTDKKYLYLSGWMVAALRSEFGPLPDQSMHEKTSVASLIGELYTFLRQADARELGGLFRELDAAREAGDEVQAQKIQNDIDNHQTHVVPIIADIDAGFGNAEATYLMAKQMIEAGACAIQIENQVSDEKQCGHQDGKVTVPHEDFLAKIRAVRYAFLELGIDDGVIVARTDSLGAGLTKQIAYTREPGDLGDQYNSFLDCEEVAANDLKNGDVIINREGKLLRPKRLPSNLFQFRPGTGEDRCVLDCITSLQNGADLLWIETEKPHVGQIGGMVDRIREVIPNAKLVYNNSPSFNWTLNFRQQVFDSWKEEGKDLSDYNRDNLMSEDYDNTELAVEADNRIRTFQSDAAQHAGIFHHLITLPTYHTAALSTDNLAKEYFGDAGMLGYVAGVQRKEIRQGIACVKHQNMAGSDIGDDHKEYFAGEAALKAGGKDNTMNQFG
- a CDS encoding LysR family transcriptional regulator, with the translated sequence MNINKVDLNLLVYLDVLLREKNVTRSADRLSITQPAMSNGLKRLRELFNDPILVRTSEGMTPTAKALELQPVIRNILSKLESTLQPETKFEPLESNRTFRVMASDYAETTLLARVIGALRSKAPGVTLDIVTPSDVSFHDVELGKVDMAINRFDDLPLSFHQKVIWYDTFSCMVDADHPCLPDLDLDTYLSHKHVWVSKTGFGTGVGIDPTEVQKLGWVDAELAKFNKKRDISVFTRHYHMAMWMAKEQGLIATLPSKAANLYANNPDVVIMDPPFDIPPIALKMAWSPLLHHDEGHVWLRRLIVDIGAE
- a CDS encoding malate synthase G — its product is MSNNKPENNNKALENNTVEQGRLKIDDRFYQFVNESVLPPAKLQKAEFWQNVEQLFARFVPINKALLQQREALQAKIDEYHTNNTSLDFDHYKQFLQEIGYLQPQPDSFEIGSTKVDPEIATMAGPQLVVPVMNARYALNAANARWGSLYDALYGTDVISEEGGAEKGTSYNVVRGNRVIEYAREVLNQHTPITGDWKTVSKLAVEGQNLIIETTLDGATQQDALKEPSQFVGFQGDVAAPTGIVLRHNNLHLIIQIDPTSPIGKTDKAGIKDIVLESALTTIMDCEDSVAAVDAEDKIVVYKNWLGLMQGDLEERIDKNGKTFVRAMNDDVTYTDVSGETVTLPGRALMFVRNVGHLMTNPVMTFDGEEVPEGILDGIITSAIGKIDVDRVKQGNVDGNKQNSKTGSIYIVKPKMHGPTEVAFSNDLFDSIEDMLGLDRHTLKMGIMDEERRTSVNLRACIKEAKDRVVFINTGFLDRTGDELHTSMLAGPFKPKGELKTMAWIQAYEQSNVASGLSTGFKGKAQIGKGMWPIPDQMAAMMDAKVVHPKAGANTAWVPSPTAATLHALHYHQVSVASIQDQLVGSTTTAETFDDLLNDILQIPLLSKDEPLSPGVINHELDNNAQGILGYVVRWVDAGIGCSKVPDINNVGLMEDRATCRISSQHMANWLQHGLCSEERVELVMKKMAAVVDKQNENTPGYEPMCDDFDSSIAFKAALNLVLKGRVQPSGYTEPLLHQARLAKKANQTN